The Rhodococcus antarcticus DNA segment GCGACGCCCCACCCCACCTCGAGGACGCCGTGACCGCGCTGCTGGCCCAGCTCGAGGCGGGCGGGTACCTGCGACGGACGGGGACGCAGTGAGCCCCGTCGTGGACCACCCCTGCTACATCTCCCTCAAACCCTGCGCCACGGTAGCGACCGGGAGAGGCCCGGCCGACCTCGTGGGTTCGGCACCCGACCACGGCACTCCCTGTCCACCGCGGTGATCGACGGTGTCCGCCGCGGTGATCTACGGTCGCGCTGATGAACGACGAACCACCGGTGCTCGACCCCCGGACCTCGGCCGAGTTGGCCCACGCCGAGATCGCGCACCTGCTCGCCCTGGCGGGCGTGCCGACGCTGGCCATCAAGGGCCCCACCGTCGCCCTGTGGCTCTACCCCGACGACACGCGCAGCTGGGGTGACGCCGACGTCTGGCTCCCCCCGCACCGGATGGACGACGCGGTGGCCGCGCTGGGGGGCCACGGGTTCACCGAGGTGCACCCCGGAGTCGACCACCACACCAGCGAGGACCACGCCGTGGTGCTGCAGCGCCCGGTGGCGACCACGGGGGGCGGCGAGGTCGACCTGCACCACCGCTTCCCCGGTGCCGACGCCGATCCCGAACGGGTCTTCGCCGTGCTGTGGGGGCGTCGGGAGCGGACCGCCCTCGGGCACACCCCGGTGTGGGTGCCCGACCGGAGCACGCGGGCGCTGCTGGTGGTGCTCAACTCGGCCCGCACCACCGGAGTCGCCCAGGCCGAGGAGGACCTCCGCCGGGTGGTCGCGCCGGACGACCCCGGTGGACTGCCCGGGGTGGACTGGGAGGACGTCGTCGACCTCGCGGTGCGGGTGGGGGCGCTCCCCGCGCTGCGCGCCGGGCTGGACCTCGACCCCGGCGGCGCGCGGGTGGTGGCCTCGATCCCCAGGCTCGGCGCGGCGACTGCGTCGCGAGAGTGGTCGTTGCGGTCGTCCGGGGCGTCCCGGACGGCGGTGCGCCTCGCCGAGCTGCGACGGGTA contains these protein-coding regions:
- a CDS encoding nucleotidyltransferase family protein, with the translated sequence MNDEPPVLDPRTSAELAHAEIAHLLALAGVPTLAIKGPTVALWLYPDDTRSWGDADVWLPPHRMDDAVAALGGHGFTEVHPGVDHHTSEDHAVVLQRPVATTGGGEVDLHHRFPGADADPERVFAVLWGRRERTALGHTPVWVPDRSTRALLVVLNSARTTGVAQAEEDLRRVVAPDDPGGLPGVDWEDVVDLAVRVGALPALRAGLDLDPGGARVVASIPRLGAATASREWSLRSSGASRTAVRLAELRRVPPRERARRLVRWVVPHPAVMRMRDPRTVRGRGALLAGYLRRLGQGARELPTALGELRRVRRR